A window of the Helianthus annuus cultivar XRQ/B chromosome 4, HanXRQr2.0-SUNRISE, whole genome shotgun sequence genome harbors these coding sequences:
- the LOC110936753 gene encoding cyclin-dependent kinase inhibitor 3, giving the protein MGKYLRKPKLTTDVVAHMDLSQSSLGVRTRAKTLALQKLQAAGITQSTPPERHCELSYLQLRSRKLEKPPCCRQQNPNLVVRSGGSGSVGPGSDNVSVRGLEEVEAVCDFGSEETSLGENNVDFDGIQRGTRESTPCSFIRGSDDITTPGSSTKPTDRHASNRIIPCAHEIEEFFAFHAQEQQRLFTEKYNFDIVNEKALKGRYEWVRVQP; this is encoded by the exons ATGGGGAAGTACTTGAGGAAACCAAAATTAACCACTGATGTTGTTGCACATATGGACCTCTCACAGTCCTCTCTTGGTGTTCGAACAAGAGCCAAAACCCTAGCCTTGCAGAAACTTCAAGCTGCTGGAATCACCCAATCAACGCCGCCGGAACGACACTGTGAGCTGTCGTATCTCCAGCTTCGTAGCCGTAAGCTCGAAAAGCCACCGTGCTGCAGGCAACAAAACCCTAATTTGGTGGTTCGTTCGGGTGGTTCAGGTTCAGTTGGCCCCGGTTCGGATAATGTGAGTGTTAGGGGTTTGGAAGAGGTAGAGGCTGTTTGTGATTTTGGTTCTGAAGAAACTTCACTTGGGGAAAATAATGTTGATTTTGATGGCATACAGAG AGGCACCAGGGAAAGCACACCTTGTAGCTTCATAAGGGGCTCAGATGACATTACCACCCCCGGTTCGAGTACAAAGCCTACGGACAGACATGCTTCTAATCGGATTATACCTTGCGCACACGAAATCGAGGAATTCTTTGCTTTTCATGCACAGGAACAGCAACGGCTTTTTACTGAGAA GTACAACTTTGATATTGTGAATGAAAAggcgctaaaagggcgttacgaaTGGGTGAGAGTGCAACCCTGA